A region of Phycisphaerae bacterium DNA encodes the following proteins:
- a CDS encoding prepilin-type N-terminal cleavage/methylation domain-containing protein, translated as MAVHTATIGTLGCPGSVKKARRNISHSSRVGFTLIEVLVVVVILALLIAVLLPSLRQAREQARLVACQANSKQIAAALAQYRSEENDYVPVVFNYAASVLGAWNPPARACWVSVALRKYDQGTNHLGSRYGGQFDPETVWDRATKDAYEAKAMPEQYACPFERGRGPGHETWRDEGFFRFYEKQGRFESFQTWLWENIVPQRLPAHGVAWPSGKGAAGDGLPRFASFSWNKIRVPQELRTTFADGLPVPSIEGSLLPGGRPNDPSKSACRRWTMGDVKRLRSGSMSTSAVAFCAAGEHILGDQPNQLIGRANVGSHRRSGAGGTNVVFADTHVEWVRGTQIGWP; from the coding sequence ATGGCGGTACACACCGCGACTATTGGCACGTTGGGTTGCCCCGGGTCGGTGAAAAAGGCGCGGCGCAACATCTCCCACAGTTCACGGGTCGGTTTCACGCTGATCGAAGTGCTTGTTGTCGTAGTAATACTGGCGTTGCTCATAGCGGTGTTGTTGCCGTCTCTCCGTCAGGCACGTGAGCAGGCGAGGTTGGTTGCCTGCCAGGCAAACAGCAAGCAAATCGCTGCGGCGTTGGCCCAATATCGTTCCGAAGAAAACGATTACGTCCCGGTGGTATTCAACTATGCCGCCAGCGTTCTTGGAGCGTGGAATCCGCCTGCGCGGGCGTGCTGGGTATCGGTGGCCCTTCGCAAATATGACCAGGGAACGAACCACCTGGGATCCAGATATGGTGGACAGTTTGATCCGGAGACGGTGTGGGATCGTGCCACCAAGGATGCTTACGAAGCCAAAGCAATGCCGGAACAGTATGCGTGTCCCTTTGAACGCGGCCGCGGACCAGGGCACGAAACGTGGCGGGACGAGGGGTTCTTCCGGTTCTACGAGAAACAGGGGCGGTTTGAGAGCTTCCAGACTTGGCTTTGGGAAAACATAGTCCCGCAACGCCTCCCGGCTCACGGCGTCGCATGGCCTAGTGGCAAGGGCGCGGCCGGGGACGGCCTGCCCCGATTTGCTTCGTTTTCATGGAACAAAATCCGCGTTCCGCAGGAACTGCGGACCACGTTTGCGGATGGTCTCCCGGTACCCTCGATCGAGGGCAGCTTGCTTCCGGGAGGCCGCCCCAACGATCCGTCCAAGAGTGCCTGTCGCCGCTGGACGATGGGAGACGTGAAACGTCTTCGGAGTGGGAGCATGAGTACCAGCGCCGTGGCTTTCTGTGCAGCCGGCGAACACATACTCGGCGATCAGCCCAACCAACTGATTGGTAGAGCGAACGTCGGTAGTCATCGCAGGTCCGGAGCAGGTGGGACAAATGTGGTTTTTGCCGACACGCACGTGGAGTGGGTGCGCGGCACCCAAATCGGCTGGCCATGA